The stretch of DNA TATTCCTGGCAAAATGACATCGGCCTTTTTGCTTTTGCAGTTAATGATTGGAAAATTCGACTATACGGAGATGAAATTCAGCGATATTCCGGCAGCAGTCCGAGACGGAACGGTTGATGCAGGCCTGGTAATTCACGAGACCCAGTTATCATATGAATCAGAAAAGCTAACTAAAATCCTAGACGTCGGAAAATGGTGGGACCAGACTACGCACTTGCCAGTTCCACTAGGCACCAATGTGATGAGCAACAGATTTGACCGAAAAACCATCCAAAAATTCGACAAGTATCTGCACGATTCCATTGTATACGGCCTAGAGCACCAAAAAGAAGCACTAGAGTATTCCATGCAGTACAGCAGAGGCAAGCCAGAAGACCTAATTGAAAAATTTGTCAAAATGTACGTAAACGATGTCACAGTCGACATGGGAAAAGATGGCGAGCAATCAATTAGGACGTTTTTTGAGATGGCGGCAAAAAAGAACCTAATTCCAAAATTCAATGTACAGATAAGCTGAGATAGGAGGAAGCAGAACACAGCGATTGAACAGGTCATCGCATACTTGATACATCAATACCACCTTGTGATGAGATCAAGTTTGTGTTTGCTTCGTATACATTATAGTGATTTGAACACATAAAGATGATCAGAGAACAACTAGACATTTGTTCAGATAAGTTGGCGCATCTTTACATTCGTTCAGATATGATATTGTGTAATCTTGGTTTTTTGTACAGGTGTTTAGGGGCACGATTTGTATAATAATGATGCATGTGTATTCACACCATGGTACTAGTAGATAAGAAAATACTTGGAGGGGGACTTGCAATGCTAATTGTCGGAATCGCATTGATTTCCTATCTGAATTCTACTGTACCAATAGGCCAGGCAGGCATGACAGAAGAGCAGGCCTTTGATTTGATGAACAGAGAAAGAATACACAAAGAATATTCTACGTTGGCCGCAATACTAGCAGGAGTCGGCTTTTTGCTTGTATTGATCAGTTTTGGCGCAAGAAGAAAAAAAGGCGGGGCAAAGACAATAGAAAAAAAGCCCCCAGAAGCATCCTAAAGATTTTAACCAAAATCCACACATCACACCATGATTGGTCACAGCAGAAATCAGTCTTTATCCAGTAGGTACAGATTCGCCCAGCCTCAGCTTTTACATAGCAAGGGCAGTCGAGTCAATCGACTCTAAAATAAAGCACCAAACCACGCCAATGGGCACAATACTGGAATCAGACGACATTCAAGATATCTTTGATGCAACAAAAACAATGACAGAGATAATCCACAGATTAGGAGTAAAGCGAGTAGAAGTAATCCTCAAGATTGATTCTAGGACAGACAAAAAGCAAACAGCCGATGATAAAATGAAATCCCTTGACAGGTATCTAAAAGGTGCGTAATACCTCAAAGAATGTGTTTCGCTGGGCAGGCGCGCGTCCGATTTCCTTGACCATTGTTGCAAGCTCCATTACAGATGAATGAGTCGGCTTGCCGGCTGCACGATAAATCTCCTCAGAGAATGCAGTTCCAACCAGATCGCTTCCGCCATTGGACAGTGCCACTTGGGCAAGCTTCTTTCCCAGTGCAACCCAGTACACAGAGATGTTGTTTAGGTGGCCTGCAAGCATCAGTCTTGCCAGTGCAATTATTTTCAAATCATAAATTGCTGATGACTCGTGATTTACCTGGTGTTTTTGCTCCAGCTCGGTGTTATCTAGGCTGAACTTTAGCGGGATAAACGTGATAAATCCACCTGTCTTTTTTTGCAGTTCTCGCACCTTGATGAGATGATCAATTATGTGCTCTGGCTTTTCAATGTGGCCGTACAGCATTGTGACATTGCTTTTGATTCCAAGGTTGTGAGCTTGTTCTATTGTGTCAAGCCATTCTTGGCCTGAGCACTTGCCTCTGACAATTTGGTTTCTTATATCAGGATGGAATAGTTCTGCGCCGCCGCCAGGCATGGAATCAAGGCCTGCAGACTTGAGGCGCGACAGTATCTCCTTGACTGATGTCTTGGTAAGTTTTGATAGGAAGAATATCTCGGCTGCAGTGAACGCCTTGATGGTAAGGTCCGGGTGGTTCTTTTTGATTATTCTCATCATATTTTCGTAGTAATCTAGCTGCAAGCTTGGATGGAATCCACCAACAATGTGCACCTCGGTTGCACCCATGGATTTTGCTGCGGCAACTCGTGCTTCTATTTGCTCAGGAGTTAATGTATACGCATCAGATTCGTCTCCCTTGCGATAAAATGCACACATCTGGCAGCTGGCTGCACAGAGATTTGTGTAATTCATGTAGTATGATGCGGCAAACGTCACAGTATTGCCGACTAGTTTTTTTCTCACCAGGTCAGCTGTTGCACCCACTACAAACTGGTTATCAGAATTTATCAGTTCCAATCCATCATTGTATGAGAGCTCTTCCCCTGCAAGTGCCCTATCTATTGCCTTTGAGTCAACAATAATGTCGCGCAGCATTTGCTAGCTAGTCCAAGATTTGTAAATATAAAAGAAACGTACCGAAATAGACAAATTTTTGGGTTATCTATTTGCGGTTGTAGTGGATTGAGCCGTATTTTTGCTTTTTGATTTCAGCTGCTTTGTCAGCTTCTGCTTTTTGTGCTTCTTCCTTTGCTTTTTGATCTAGAGCGCCAATGTCCTTTTGGGTCTTTGGTACTTTACGATCAGCGTCAACTTTTACTTTGAGGTCTTTTGCTGGAGCTTTTGGGAGGTTTTCTTTTTGTTCCTTTACCTTCATTGCAAAATTCTCTCTTTGTGCTTCCAAGTCAACTTGTGACTTGCTTGGACCACCAGAGGATTTTCTTGCATCAATTGCTGCCTTTGCCTCTTCTTTGATTTTT from Candidatus Nitrosotenuis aquarius encodes:
- a CDS encoding menaquinone biosynthesis family protein translates to MKITIGHTPDSDDAFMFYGMLTGKVPSDDFTVQHVIADIEELNKRALTDELDVTAVSVHACAYLPNHTILRSGGSFGIGYGPIVIAKNNMPQEKIAKSKIAIPGKMTSAFLLLQLMIGKFDYTEMKFSDIPAAVRDGTVDAGLVIHETQLSYESEKLTKILDVGKWWDQTTHLPVPLGTNVMSNRFDRKTIQKFDKYLHDSIVYGLEHQKEALEYSMQYSRGKPEDLIEKFVKMYVNDVTVDMGKDGEQSIRTFFEMAAKKNLIPKFNVQIS
- a CDS encoding MTH1187 family thiamine-binding protein — its product is MVTAEISLYPVGTDSPSLSFYIARAVESIDSKIKHQTTPMGTILESDDIQDIFDATKTMTEIIHRLGVKRVEVILKIDSRTDKKQTADDKMKSLDRYLKGA
- a CDS encoding radical SAM protein, translated to MLRDIIVDSKAIDRALAGEELSYNDGLELINSDNQFVVGATADLVRKKLVGNTVTFAASYYMNYTNLCAASCQMCAFYRKGDESDAYTLTPEQIEARVAAAKSMGATEVHIVGGFHPSLQLDYYENMMRIIKKNHPDLTIKAFTAAEIFFLSKLTKTSVKEILSRLKSAGLDSMPGGGAELFHPDIRNQIVRGKCSGQEWLDTIEQAHNLGIKSNVTMLYGHIEKPEHIIDHLIKVRELQKKTGGFITFIPLKFSLDNTELEQKHQVNHESSAIYDLKIIALARLMLAGHLNNISVYWVALGKKLAQVALSNGGSDLVGTAFSEEIYRAAGKPTHSSVMELATMVKEIGRAPAQRNTFFEVLRTF